A region of Culicoides brevitarsis isolate CSIRO-B50_1 chromosome 1, AGI_CSIRO_Cbre_v1, whole genome shotgun sequence DNA encodes the following proteins:
- the LOC134827575 gene encoding neurofibromin isoform X3, which produces MTTQKPSEWAICLLGRFEEQLPYRTGPHGTQARLQIDQTMACLIHISKYRFSLIISNLTKMLQRVNDPQQQPQPSRPHDPERIFESLIIILQTLERCLSGQTKDTARYEEAMNVKLLLREICQFIDEKNESNPSAQALKALASKVLFALSQNHFTAVFNRISARLQELSACCEENPDYSDIELIQHIDLDVHKLTKLLTEAIQKFKLLKKSAHLVLLTSLEKALWNWIEFHPKEFEDLQRNPNEELSKCSEQFFDILDSYAENKKSRSTVWPLQIMLLILSPKVLEEIVNADTGAPCSPRHLKKKHFMDLIKRNLGQASKQLTESAAIACVKLCKASTYININDSNNVTFQLVQSVINDLKSLLFNPSKPFSRGQGYNNADIDLMIDCWVSCFRIKPHNNEALKVCLLMSSPPSYHFVIVNSLYKIVTQPRLSWWPQIDLVYARSGELRALFTDTLNKATQGYIAHTPLRMITSLTLKSKDTQSRLNRPEEGVAHRQLLLLLVRLIHADPMLMLNSLGKAGHEVQSSTLELINGLVSLVHQPTMPDVAQEAMEALLALHAPDKIEVWNPESPINTFWDVSSQVLFSISQKLIQHQIGNYSDVLKWLREILICRNSFLQRHKDYANVGSQIAICRQAHIKLEVVFFMYLWSIDLDACMASLSCFGLLCEEAEIRSGSDELTVQYILPNYQSFQELAQASSSLSTGNVESRYCFYEHTQGRQALQKHIMSILRRIEHCVNGVQPGWEETFRNWEGMSKLLQTYPKGKQDDAQTEVFHRTMGKRRASHQSSEHDLEEQIMEWKNMTWFLLALGGVCLQRPRTIRSGQSNLGSAMGSFVQSTTSLSSTTSSGRGSMISHPMSVSSIVSSIGAGAQEVQYCPVTQFIGQLLRLLVCNNEKFGPQIQKYVKELIGEEMSAQLYPILFDQIRSIVEKFFDQQGQVVVTDINTQFIEHTIYIMKSILDGRQSKDHTEQPSSSEHLGVTSIEGMMLAIVRFVRHLDMTVHAIHIKTRLCQLVEVMMKRRDDLAFRQEMKFRNKLVEYLTDWVMGTSHQIAPPSSGDVTIITRDLDQACMEAVAALLRGLPLQPEESDRGDLMDAKSALFLKYFTLFMNLLNDCVDGSEADKDAIIAVHSLRPRVAAGKLSALRNATIQAMSNLLSANIDSGLMHSIDLGYNPDLQTRAAFMEVLTQILQQGTEFDTLAETVLADRFEQLVQLVTMISDKGELPIAMALANVVLSSQMDELARVLVTLFDAKHLLSPLLWNMFYREVEVSDCMQTLFRGNSLGSKIMAFCFKIYGASYLQALLEPLIRPLLDDPTTSFEVDPARLEANEDIELNRRNLIALTQKVFDAIISSADRFPPQLRSMCHCLYQVLSKRFPTQLQNNIGAVGTVIFLRFINPAIVSPQETGILDKQVPPQVKRGLMLMSKILQNIANHVEFTKEQHMVCFNDFLKAHFEAGRRFFIQIASDCESLDQTAHSMSFISDANVLALHRLLWSHQEKIGDYLSSSRDHKAVGRRPFDKMATLLAYLGPPEHKPVDSHLLFSSYARWNSIDMSSTNFEEIMVKHQMHEKEEFKTLKSMNIFYQAGTSRAGHPVFYYIARRYKIGETNGDLLMYHVILTLKPFCQSPFEIVIDFTHTSSDNRFRTEYLQKWFYVLPKVAYENLHAAYIYNCNSWVREYTKFHDRILAPLKGNRKLVFLDSPAKLNDVIDIEQQKLPGATLSLDEDLKVFNNALKLSHKDTKVAIKVGPTALQITSAEKTKVLAHSVLLNDVYYASEIEEVCLVDDNQFTLSIANESSQLSFIHNDCDNIVQAIIHIRNRWELSQPDSVTVHQKIRPKDVPGTLLNMALLNLGSSDPNLRTAAYNQLCALTATFDLKIEGQLLETSGLCIPSNNTIFIKAVSEKLATNEPHLTLEFLEECIQGFQRSTIELKHLCLEYMTPWLPNLVRHKTTDEMKRRKVSQILEKLINLTVEQREMYPSIQAKIWGSIGQIPELIDMVLDNFIQKSVAAGLGTIQVEIMADTAVALASANVQLVAKKVIGRLCRVIDKTCTSPYQYLEQHMLWDDIAILARYLLMLSFNNCLDVARHLPYLFHSVTFLVCTGSLSMRASTHGLVINIIHSLCTCTKPSFSEDTQRVLRLSLDEFSLPKFYLLFGISKVKSAAVTAFRSSCRHPNDRWLGNERVSQNPPADRERLALPSLEVITDALLEIMEACMRDIPDCDWLQTWTALAKSFAFCYNPALQPRALIVFGCITKTITDQDVKQLLRILVKALESFNIVLLEALVMCLTRLQPLLRPESPIHRALFWVAVSVLQLDEATLYAAGLALLEQNLHTLSSQGLFDKQNLADVMMSTREPLEWHFKQLDHAVGLSFKSNFHFALVGHLLKGFRHPTPTTVSRTSRVLAMLLAIVAKPLRRDKFEVTADSVAYLTALVCVSDEVRSRCHVKHSIPRWPEAPNEAMIDPPSGQNVRRQKSWDMLDQSAITYARQHKVQPHQERGSRASVSNESNVLLDPEVLPDPSTQALVLTVLATMVKYSTSDEETRVLYQYLAEGSVVFPKVFPVIHSLLDQKINNVLSVINNDQVILASVQSIIQNMLASEDSGQQPLHFLQTCGFGGLWRFAGPFTNCNMMVESSELFVNCLEAMVETCLFSVEETPPVPLSPRPYNLSSSLSSLTLGSPTDKAFSSESLEHHEIGSISSLRRGSFSKPKSAFALK; this is translated from the exons ATGACGACGCAAAAGCCAAGTGAATGGGCGATATGTTTGCTCGGGCGTTTCGAGGAGCAG ttGCCATATCGCACTGGCCCGCACGGAACACAGGCAAGACTGCAAATCGACCAAACGATGGCATGTCTCATCCATATCTCGAAATATCGCTTTTCGCTGATTATTTCCAACTTGACCAAGATGCTGCAACGAGTTAAtgat cctcAGCAGCAACCTCAACCGAGTCGTCCTCACGATCCCGAACGAATTTTTGAGTCTCTCATCATAATTTTGCAAACACTTGAACGATGTCTCTCCGGACAGACCAAAGACACCGCCCGTTACGAAGAAGCGATGAACGTAAAGTTACTTTTACGCGAAATTTGCCAATTTATCGATGAGAAAAACGAAAGTAATCCAAGTGCGCAAGCGTTAAAGGCTTTGGCATCAAAAGTTCTCTTCGCACTGTCACAAAATCACTTTACCGCGGTATTTAATCGCATTTCGGCGAGACTACAAGAACTGTCGGCATGTTGCGAAGAAAATCCCGACTATAGTGACATCGAGCTAATACAACACATTGACTTGGATGTGCATAAATTGACCAAATTACTCACGGAAGCCatccaaaaattcaagttactCAAAAAATCCGCACATTTAGTCCTTTTAACGTCCCTCGAGAAGGCGCTATGGAACTGGATCGAATTTCATCCGAAGGAATTTGAGGATTTACAACGAAATCCGAACGAGGAACTCTCTAAATGCAGCGAACAATTCTTCGATATCCTCGATTCGTATGCGGAAAACAAGAAAAGTCGCTCTACTGTGTGGCCCCTTCAAATAATGTTGCTAATTTTGAGCCCCAAGGTGTTGGAAGAGATCGTAAATGCTGACACAGGTGCCCCATGTTCGCCACGTCAcctaaaaaagaaacatttcatGGACTTGATTAAACGTAACCTGGGTCAGGCGTCGAAACAACTCACAGAATCCGCTGCAATTGCTTGCGTGAAACTTTGTAAGGCATCAACTTACATCAACATCAACGATTCGAACAACGTGACGTTCCAGCTGGTTCAAAGTGTGATCAACGACTTGAAATCCCTGCTTTTCAATCCGTCAAAGCCATTTTCGCGAGGTCAGGGCTACAATAATGCCGATATCGATCTCATGATCGATTGTTGGGTTTCCTGTTTCCGCATCAAGCCACACAATAATGAAGCTCTCAAAGTATGTCTTTTGATGTCATCGCCCCCGAGTTATCATTTTGTCATCGTGAATTCGCTTTATAAGATTGTGACGCAACCGCGACTTAGTTGGTGGCCTCAGATAGATTTGGTTTATGCGCGATCTGGGGAGCTACGAGCACTTTTTACGGATACTTTGAACAAAGCAACGCAAGGATATATTGCACATACGCCTCTAAGGATGATCACTTCTCTCACGTTGAAGTCAAAAGACACCCAAAGTCGCTTAAATCGCCCCGAGGAAGGTGTCGCCCATCGACAACTTTTGTTACTTTTGGTCAGATTAATCCACGCTGACCCGATGTTGATGCTAAATTCCCTTGGAAAAGCCGGGCATGAAGTTCAAAGTTCAACATTGGAGCTCATTAATGGTCTTGTGAGTCTCGTACATCAACCAACGATGCCCGATGTGGCGCAAGAAGCCATGGAAGCTCTCCTCGCATTACATGCCCCCGACAAAATTGAGGTTTGGAACCCCGAATCGCCGATAAATACCTTCTGGGATGTCAGTTCTCAAGTACTTTTCTCCATTTCGCAAAAACTCATCCAACATCAGATCGGGAATTACAGCGATGTGCTTAAATGGCTGCGGGAAATCCTAATTTGTCGCAATAGTTTCCTTCAGAGACACAAAGATTACGCAAATGTTGGCAGTCAAATCGCGATTTGCCGTCAAGCCCATATCAAATTGGAAGTTGTCTTCTTCATGTACTTGTGGTCGATCGATTTGGATGCGTGCATGGCGTCCCTTTCGTGTTTCGGGCTTTTGTGTGAGGAAGCGGAAATTCGATCGGGATCCGATGAGTTGACAGTTCAGTATATTTTGCCGAATTATCAGAGTTTTCAGGAGCTGGCACAAGCTTCGAGTTCATTATCGACGGGAAATGTTGAGTCGCGGTACTGCTTTTATGAACATACGCAAGGGCGACAGGCATTGCAGAAGCATATTATGTCGATTTTACGCCGGATCGAGCATTGTGTGAACGGCGTACAGCCCGGATGGGAAGAAACTTTCCGCAATTGGGAGGGAATGTCGAAGTTGCTGCAAACGTATCCCAAGGGGAAACAAGATGACGCACAAACGGAGGTCTTTCATCGTACCATGGGCAAACGGAGAGCAAGTCATCAAAGCTCCGAACACGATTTGGAGGAACAAATCATGGAATGGAAAAATATGACGTGGTTCCTTCTCGCTTTGGGAGGCGTTTGTTTGCAACGCCCACGCACAATTCGTTCGGGACAAAGCAATTTGGGGTCGGCGATGGGTTCTTTTGTGCAATCAACGACGTCACTTTCGTCAACAACGAGTTCCGGGCGCGGTTCGATGATTTCGCATCCCATGTCGGTGTCGTCAATTGTCTCCTCAATCGGAGCAGGAGCTCAAGAAGTGCAATATTGTCCCGTTACACAGTTCATTGGGCAACTTTTGCGTCTTTTGGTGTGCAATAACGAGAAATTTGGACcgcaaattcaaaaatacgtCAAAGAACTCATCGGAGAAGAAATGTCGGCGCAACTTTATCCAATATTATTCGACCAAATTCGATCAATTGTCGAGAAATTCTTCGATCAACAGGGTCAAGTCGTCGTTACGGACATCAATACGCAATTTATCGAACACACAATTTACATCATGAAATCCATACTGGATGGAAGGCAAAGTAAGGATCACACGGAGCAACCATCGTCGTCAGAACATCTCGGAGTGACGAGTATCGAAGGTATGATGTTGGCAATTGTGCGTTTTGTGCGTCATCTTGATATGACCGTGCATGCCATTCACATAAAAACGCGATTGTGTCAACTTGTCGAAGTCATGATGAAACGCAGAGATGATCTGGCGTTCCGACAAGAGATGAAATTCCGTAATAAACTCGTGGAATATTTAACGGATTGGGTTATGGGCACGTCGCATCAAATTGCGCCGCCTTCCAGTGGCGATGTTACAATTATTACGCGTGATTTGGATCAAGCTTGCATGGAAGCAGTTGCTGCGTTATTGCGAGGATTGCCGTTGCAACCTGAAGAATCGGATCGGGGTGACTTGATGGATGCAAAAAGTGCGTTgttcttgaaatatttcacaCTTTTCATGAATTTGTTGAATGATTGCGTCGATGGATCGGAAGCTGACAAAGATGCGATAATTGCGGTTCATTCGCTGAGACCGAGAGTTGCTGCGGGAAAATTGAGTGCGTTGAGGAATGCGACAATTCAGGCGATGTCGAACTTGTTGAGTGCTAATATTGATTCGGGATTGATGCATTCAAttg aTCTGGGTTACAATCCTGACTTACAAACACGAGCAGCTTTCATGGAAGTACTTACCCAAATCTTGCAACAAGGAACAGAGTTCGATACATTAGCAGAAACTGTTTTAGCGGATCGCTTTGAACAACTTGTTCAACTTGTGACAATGATCAGCGACAAAGGCGAACTCCCGATAGCAATGGCATTAGCAAATGTCGTTCTCTCGTCACAAATGGATGAATTGGCGCGTGTTTTGGTAACATTATTCGATGCCAAACACTTACTTTCCCCGTTATTATGGAATATGTTCTACCGCGAAGTAGAGGTTTCGGATTGTATGCAAACTTTATTCCGTGGAAACTCATTGGGGAGTAAAATTATGGCATTTTGTTTCAAG atTTATGGCGCAAGTTACTTACAAGCGTTGTTAGAACCCCTCATCAGACCATTACTTGATGATCCAACGACGAGTTTCGAGGTTGATCCTGCCCGTTTGGAAGCTAATGAAGACATCGAACTCAATCGACGCAACTTAATCGCTCTCACACAGAAGGTTTTCGATGCAATTATCAGTTCTGCGGATCGTTTTCCTCCCCAATTGCGTTCCATGTGTCATTGTTTGTACCAAGTACTTAGCAAACGCTTCCCAACACAACTCCAAAACAACATTGGCGCCGTTGGAACGGTAATTTTCCTTCGTTTCATCAATCCAGCGATTGTTTCGCCGCAAGAAACGGGCATTTTGGACAAACAAGTCCCGCCGCAAGTGAAACGCGGTTTAATGTtgatgtcaaaaattcttcagaaCATTGCAAATCACGTGGAATTCACAAAAGAGCAACACATGGTGTGTTTCAACGACTTCCTAAAAGCACATTTTGAAGCTGGCCGAagatttttcatccaaatcgCGTCAGATTGCGAATCTTTGGATCAAACTGCGCATAGTATGAGTTTCATCTCAGATGCAAATGTTTTAGCACTTCATCGTCTTTTATGGTCACATCAAGAAAAAATCGGCGATTACTTAAGCAGCAGTCGAGATCACAAAGCCGTTGGTCGAAGACCTTTCGATAAAATGGCAACACTTTTGGCGTATTTGGGACCTCCGGAACACAAACCCGTCGATTCTCACTTACTTTTTTCATCGTACGCCCGCTGGAATTCAATTGACATGTCCTCGACAAACTTCGAGGAGATCATGGTGAAGCACCAAATGcacgaaaaagaagaattcaAAACACTCAAGTCGATGAACATCTTTTACCAAGCTGGAACAAGTCGTGCGGGACATCCCGTTTTCTACTACATCGCACGTCGTTACAAAATTGGCGAGACAAATGGCGATCTCTTGATGTATCACGTCATTTTAACGCTAAAACCCTTCTGTCAATCACCTTTTGAGATTGTCATCGATTTTACACACACCTCTTCGGATAATCGCTTCCGCACGGAATACCTCCAAAAATGGTTCTACGTCTTACCGAAAGTCGCTTACGAGAATTTACATGCCGCCTACATCTACAATTGCAATTCATGGGTTCGGGAGTACACAAAGTTCCATGATCGCATTTTGGCGCCTTTGAAAGGTAATCGTAAGCTAGTTTTTCTGGATTCGCCGGCGAAGTTGAATGATGTCATCGATATTGAGCAACAAAAACTGCCGGGAGCGACTTTATCGTTGGATGAGGACTTGAAAGTCTTCAATAACGCCCTGAAATTGAGTCATAAAGACACAAAAGTCGCTATTAAGGTTGGTCCAACTGCACTTCAGATCACGTCAGcggaaaaaacaaaagttcttGCACACTCCGTACTGCTAAATGACGTCTATTACGCCTCAGAGATCGAGGAAGTTTGTCTCGTCGACGATAATCAGTTCACGTTGTCCATCGCAAACGAAAGTAGTCAACTGAGCTTCATCCATAACGATTGCGACAACATTGTGCAAGCAATTATCCACATCCGGAACCGCTGGGAGCTCAGTCAACCAGATTCAGTAAcagttcatcaaaaaattcgcCCGAAAGATGTCCCCGGAACACTTTTGAACATGGCATTGTTGAATTTGGGCAGTTCTGACCCGAATTTACGAACTGCAGCGTATAACCAATTATGCGCTTTGACAGCAACGTTCGATCTGAAGATCGAAGGACAACTTTTGGAGACTTCTGGGTTGTGTATCCCGTCGAATAACACAATTTTCATCAAGGCAGTTAGCGAAAAACTCGCAACGAATGAACCACACTTGACTCTGGAGTTTTTGGAAGAATGCATTCAAGGCTTCCAACGCAGCACAATCGAGCTGAAACATTTGTGTCTCGAATACATGACGCCGTGGCTCCCGAACTTGGTGCGACACAAGACAACGGACGAGATGAAACGTCGCAAAGTTTCGCAAATTTTGgaaaagttgataaatttgACGGTTGAACAGCGGGAGATGTATCCGTCGATTCAGGCAAAAATTTGGGGATCAATTGGACAAATACCGGAATTAATCGACATGGTGTTGGATAATTTCATCCAGAAAAGTGTCGCAGCTGGTTTGGGAACAATTCAAGTGGAAATTATGGCAGATACGGCAGTTGCTTTGGCATCGGCGAACGTTCAGCTCGTCGCGAAGAAGGTAATTGGGCGATTGTGTCGCGTCATTGACAAAACTTGCACATCGCCGTACCAATATCTCGAGCAGCACATGTTATGGGACGATATTGCGATATTGGCGCGTTACCTGCTCATGTTGTCGTTCAACAATTGCTTGGATGTCGCACGACATTTGCCCTATTTGTTCCATAGCGTGACATTTCTCGTGTGTACGGGCAGTCTTTCGATGCGCGCATCCACGCACGGGCtcgtcatcaacatcatccaCTCCCTATGTACCTGCACAAAACCGTCCTTTTCGGAAGACACGCAGCGCGTTCTTCGTCTCTCCTTGGATGAATTTTCACTCCCCAAATTTTACCTTCTCTTCGGCATCAGCAAAGTAAAATCCGCAGCAGTTACGGCATTTCGCAGTAGTTGTCGTCACCCGAATGATCGATGGCTCGGCAATGAACGTGTTTCGCAAAACCCGCCGGCAGATCGTGAAAGACTCGCCTTGCCATCGTTGGAAGTCATCACAGATGCGCTACTTGAGATAATGGAAGCTTGCATGCGAGACATTCCGGATTGTGATTGGCTTCAGACGTGGACTGCGCTTGCGAAGAGTTTCGCCTTTTGCTATAATCCGGCGTTGCAACCGCGAGCGTTAATTGTTTTTGGGTGCATCACGAAAACCATCACAGATCAAGATGTCAAGCAGTTATTGAGGATTTTGGTCAAGGCGTTGGAGTCTTTTAATATTGTCTTGCTCGAAGCTCTTGTCATGTGTCTCACGCGATTGCAACCGTTGTTGAGACCAGAATCGCCAATTCATAGGGCTCTCTTTTGGGTAGCTGTTTCAGTATTACAGTTGGATGAAGCAACGTTGTATGCCGCGGGATTGGCATTGTTGGAACAAAATTTGCATACGCTTAGTTCGCAGGGATTGTTCGATAAAcag aacttGGCTGACGTAATGATGAGTACACGTGAACCGCTGGAATGGCATTTCAAGCAACTAGATCACGCGGTAGGCTTGAGCTTCAAAAGTAACTTCCATTTCGCCCTTGTTGGACATTTATTGAAg ggcTTCCGTCATCCAACTCCAACAACAGTCTCCCGAACATCTCGTGTACTCGCGATGTTACTTGCAATTGTCGCCAAACCCTTAAGACGCGATAAATTTGAAGTCACCGCTGATAGTGTGGCCTATTTAACgg ctcttgttTGCGTTTCTGATGAAGTAAGATCACGTTGCCATGTCAAACATTCGATTCCCCGATGGCCTGAAGCGCCCAACGAAGCGATGATTGATCCTCCAAGCGGTCAAAATGTTCGTCGACAGAAATCGTGGGATATGTTGGATCAAAGTGCCATCACATATGCTCGTCAACACAAAGTTCAACCACATCAG GAACGTGGGTCCCGTGCTTCAGTTTCGAACGAGTCGAATGTCTTGTTGGACCCCGAAGTGCTTCCGGATCCGTCAACACAGGCCTTGGTCCTTACCGTACTCGCAACAATGGTCAAGTATTCCACATCTGACGAGGAAACGCGTGTCCTGTATCAATATCTGGCGGAAGGGTCTGTCGTTTTTCCAAAAGTTTTTCCAGTTAt tcACTCACTTTTggatcaaaaaatcaacaatgtCCTGTCGGTGATCAATAACGATCAGGTCATCTTGGCTTCCGTGCAAAGTATCATCCAGAACATGTTGGCATCCGAGGATTCGGGACAGCAGCCATTGCATTTCTTGCAAACTTGTGGATTTGGAGGGTTATGGAGGTTTGCGGGACCATTcacaaat tGCAACATGATGGTCGAATCATCCGAGCTTTTCGTCAATTGCCTGGAAGCAATGGTCGAAACTTGCTTATTTAGTGTTGAGGAAACACCTCCGGTTCCTCTCTCACCGCGACCATACAACTTGAGCTCGAGTTTGAGCAGCTTAACGCTCGGCTCGCCAACGGACAAAG CATTCTCTTCGGAGTCTTTGGAACATCACGAGATCGGCAGTATTAGTTCACTCAGACGTGGATCATTCTCAAAGCCAAAATCtgcatttgcattaaaataa